The genomic region AGTGACTAGTCTGTATCAATCACCATCACCTACCATGCCAGCTGCCAATGAGTCAGATATGCGGTTTACTTTAGATGAAAAacttgaggagttcaatgtggATTCTCCCCCACTCCTATCTACACCAATTCAGCATGTGCAAGCCCCACCAAGATCTACACAAATGGAGAAACATGACACTAGGCGTGGGAAAAAACAAAAACGTGGTGCTAATGACGACTTCCATGAGAAGTATCTAAAACTAAAGAAGGAAAAAATTGATCGATTTGCTGCAATTGAGGAGAAGAAGCTAGAGGACCCCTACTCCATCAACAAGTGCATCACATCAATTGAAGGGTTGGAAGGTCTACAACTAGGAGATATGTTGATGGCATCAGATATCTTCAAATGCAAGGAGAACAGGGAAATTTTCTTGTCATACTCTACTAATGAACTACGACTGGCTTGGCTTAAAAGAGAGATTGTGCGTGCCCAAACAACCCATCAAAATTAGCCATTGTGGTGATCCACTGAGATCATAGCTTCTATTTTAGGGAAGATTTGGTCTGTAGGTGTCATATATTTATGTTTAGTTGAATTGGTCATAGAACTGACCATGATGGTTTAGTATATTTTGGTAGTTATGTTGAGTGGCTTCTGGTTAGGCATGCATGAAAATTTGTAGTACTATTGCAAATTTGAAGTCCAAGAATGGTATTACAACTTGCATGTGATATTCCAACTACAAGAATGGTagctggacttggataacatattACATATTCTAAGATCTTTGTGATACATACTGTGCCCACATTTGTTGTGCTATATCTTCTCGCTTTTGATTCCCGGCTTCTCTAGATTAATTAAATGCACATATGTCATTATGATACTTGTGATCTCCACTTGGTACATCAACAAATTGTTATTAATCAATCTCCACAGCAGTATTCTCAGGCCAAGATAGATCTCCATTATGCAAACGTATGAAATTGTGCAGCACACAACTAGCAACTGATATGTCAATTTATTTGGTAACAGAGTAATGtgaagtgtaacgccccgagaccgatgtgccaggtgtccgccagttatttgctgttgttgccttgtcattgcttgcgtgtcatgcattgcatatcatgtcatcatgtgcatttcatttgcatacgtgttcgtctcttgcatccgagcattttccccgttgtccgttttgcattccggcgcttctatctcctccggtggtcatttctaactttctttcatgtgtggggattaaacattcccagattggaccgagacttgccatgcggccttggtttactacctgtagaccgcctgtcaagtttcgtgccatttggacttcgtttcatacttcaacggttaatcgagggaccaaaaaggcctcgtgtgtgtttcagcccaacacccctccaaagtggcccaaaacccacctaaacctcctccatcatctagagcgttcaatcacgatcgcgtggccgaaaaccgcacctcatttggactctcctagctccctctacctataaaagagcacccctccccgaaatttcggatcatttcgcgGATAAACCCTCACTTCGTCCTCTCCGCGTCGCCGGACACTTCTTCCACCAACGGACATGTCCAGTCGCCACCTCACTTCATCCAATCAGGGCACGCCACGCCGCCACACCGCCCCTCTCCTCCAACCAGGCCACGCCACGTGTCTGCCgccaatcca from Triticum aestivum cultivar Chinese Spring chromosome 4A, IWGSC CS RefSeq v2.1, whole genome shotgun sequence harbors:
- the LOC123081963 gene encoding uncharacterized protein — protein: MKLFLVRLLKDHDVPGFRTHNAWSKEAWRNIVSRLNQKFDQSFTLNQVKQKEQDLKRDYRSLQELLDQSGFGWDKDRKMVDAPDSVWASFAARKNSKDVLQWKERSFPLYEELDPLYEGRYAEGRTRQGLDHYTRKRKHAPVPSSQSTQVTSLYQSPSPTMPAANESDMRFTLDEKLEEFNVDSPPLLSTPIQHVQAPPRSTQMEKHDTRRGKKQKRGANDDFHEKYLKLKKEKIDRFAAIEEKKLEDPYSINKCITSIEGLEGLQLGDMLMASDIFKCKENREIFLSYSTNELRLAWLKREIVRAQTTHQN